The Alphaproteobacteria bacterium genome segment CGATCCGGTGCTGCGTGCCGGACCCGGCACAGTCAACTCGTCGAGAATCAGGCGCTTGACCCGGTCCGGTTGTAACAGCGCAAGTTCGGTGGCGATCATCGAACCGGTGCGCACGCCGTAGAGGTCGATTTCGCCCACGCCCAGGGCGTCAAGCACACGGCTCAGTCCCTCGGCGAAGTCGGGGATCTCGGGGCTGTCTTTCTCCAGCGAACAGGAATCGCCGTTGCCCAGAGTATCGGGCGCGATCAACCGGCGGGTGCCGTCGTCCAGCGTTTCCAAGAGAGGGAGCAGAAAGTTGCTCGCCACCGGCGACATGTGCAGCGTCACTAACGGACGACCGCCGATCTCTTCCTTGGTGCGACGATAGTGCGCTTGGCCTTCCTTAATTCGCACGAAGGCGCGTTCAATGGTCATGGTCGGTCCCGGTGTTTCCGTGGCATTGGGCTGGTGTACTTTAGCGCCTATCGGCGCCCCGTGCTTGCACCGAGCGGACACTATCGCGATAAAAGGCCCGCGACCAAGGGTGAGGGAGACGAGCGTGAGCAAAACCTGGGATTTGATCGTATGCGGAGCAGGGACGACCGGGATGCCCGCCGCCATCTTTGCTGCCAAACGTGGTGCCAAAGTGTTGGTGTTGGAGAGCGCGCCGGAAGTCGGCGGTACGCTCCACGTCGCGATGGGACAGATCAGCGCGGCGGGAACCCGCATCCAAGCGGCCAAGGGCATCGAGGACTCGGCCGATCGTCACTATGACGACATCGTCGATATCACCGAGGGCCGTACCACCAAACCGTTCGCGCGCCTCGCCGCCGATCACTCCGCCGATACGCTGCACTGGCTCATGGACCTCGGCTGGGAACCGCTACCGGAACATCCGGTCAAGCTCGGCCACCGGCCTTACTCGGTCGCGCGCACCTATTGGGGGGCGGAGTTCGGCGTCTCGCTGTTGAAAGCGATCCAGCCCGTCTTCCTCGCGGCCGTCGAGCGCGGCGACATCGACCTGCGCACCGCCACCGAGGTCGTCGACCTCGTCACGGACGGGCAAGGCCGGGTCACCGGGGTAAGCGGACGCGGCGCCGACGGGGCCACCGAAACCTTTACTGGCAAGAAGGTGTTGCTAGCGACCGGTGGGTTCGGCGCGGGCCACGACTTCTTTAAAGAAGTCAGCGGCTATCCCCTCCACACCTGGGCCTACCCCTATTGCCAGGGCGGCGGTGCTCGTTTGGCGTTGAAGGCGGGCGCCGAGATGTGGCATCGGGACTACTTCATCCCGCGGTGGGCAGGCGTCTCCACCCCCGAATCGGGCGACCGCGTCGATCGCATTTCCGACACCTCCAGCCGCCGGCCGGCTTGGGAAATTTATGTCACCGGCGAAGGCAAACGGTTCGTGCCCGAGGATGTCGAGGAACCTCTGGCGCGCGAACAAGCGCTCCTCAAGGTCCCCGATCTCTCGTTCTGGGTCCTCTACGACGAGACCATCCGGCGCGAGGCACCGCCGTTCTTCGATACCGTCGCGCCGGAAAAGATCGCGGCGTGGATGGGTCATCACCCGTCCTTCGTAACCGCCGATACCCTCGCCGACCTTGCGGCCAAAGCCGGAATCGACTCGGCCAATCTCGCCGCGACCGTGGCGGCCTATAATGACGCCGTCGATTCCGGAAAGGACGCTTTTGGCCGTAAGCACCTGCCGCGCCGTATCGAAACGGCGCCGTTCTATGCCGTCAAACACCACGGTGCCGCGGCGACGACCATTCCCGGCGTTTCGGTCAACGAGCGCTTCGAGGTCGTACGGGGCGACGGATCGGTGATCGAGAATCTCTACGCTGCGGGCGAAATCCTCGGCATGGGATTGCACTCGGCCAACACCTTTGTTGGCGGCCTTGGGCTGATGCCTGCCCTAACCTATGGGCGTCTCCTGGGCCAACGCTGGTTGCAATGGGACGGTGTCGCCGAAGCTGCCGAATAGGTCAGTCGCCGAGCGTCGTGCCGACGCACAGCATGACGCAGCCGATCTCTGAGGATTCGCCGCTTTCGAAACCTAGAGTCGATGGGGTCGACCACTCCAGGTAATGCCCCCGCTTGAGGTCGTGCCGTACGCCGGTCGCCGCATTGGCGCCGTCGTAGGTCCACACCGGCGCGTCGCCATGCAGGACGTAAAGCCACCGGCGCTGCGGCTTGGCACGGCCGCGGTGAACGGTGTTTGGCGGAGTCCAGCCCGGTGGAATGTGAACAAGGCAAACCGGATGAAAGCGCGGGTCCGGCGCTGCACCGCCGTCCGAAAGCACCTTAATCTTGCAGCCTGCGAGGTCCGGGTGGGGTACCCAGGGAACCGCCGAAGAGTCCGCCGTGTACGGCGGATTGAAGTCGGTCCCGAACGACGCAAGGTCCCCTTCGAACGGGATGTAGTTGAACTCGAGCGGTCCGGTCCCCCATTCGAGGATCATGCATCCCAGCTCGCTGGTCGGGTCCAGCGAAATGCCGTGGATCGATCGGGGTGTGCGGTCCAACAAGAATCCCTCGCGAAAATCGAACGCACGTCCGACCGTCGTCGTCGGTAGGTCGTACTCGTGATAGGGGATGTTGCCGAAAAGAATGAAGACCCCCTCACGGGTATCGCCGTGATGGTGGCGCTCTTTCTCCGCGATCGTGAATCCTGGCGGCAAATAGGCCTGACGCAGATTCGCACCGCTTGCGGCGTCGAAGTGAAGTTCCTTCGATTTGGTTCCTGGAAACTGCGGATGCCAGTCGCCCCACGGCACGGTATTGGTGTCGATCGTGCGTACGGTCTCGGTCATTCCAGGCCCTCCCCAAAAAGTGCAGGCTAAGAAGCGCCCGCCGTTCGGTCAATCACCGGAGAGGCACGGTCATTCCGTAGGGTTTCTGCGCGAGCTGTTGGGTGACGATCGGTAGCGTCGTCCCGTCCGGGTCGAAGAACTTACCGCTATCGGCCAACGTCAGGTTGGGAACGAACCGCCACAGCATGCGGGCGCTTTCCTCCGGCGACAGGGCACCGGGTGGCGGCGGCGTCACTTTTGTCGCAACCCACCCAGGGTGGGCACAACTGGAAACGATGCCGCGGTCCTTCAGCGCCAGTGCGATTTGCAAGGTGACCTGACTGAGCGCGGACTTCGCCGCACGGTAGTCGACGTACCCAAAGGTCGGTTTCGGCCCGATTCGGCTCGAGATGAAAAACATGATTTTGCGTTCGCTCGCGGCCACATTCTCGACCAGCACTTCGGCCAAGCGCATCGGCGCCATTGTGTTGGCCCGCGTGAGGTCGGCCCAAACCCCATAGTCGGTTTCGCCAAAGGCCATGTTCTTCGTGCCCGTAATCGCGCCGTTGGAAAGCAGGACGTCGATCGGGGTGCCGTCCAGACGTTCGGACAGGCGGTCGATCGAGGCAAAATCCATCAGATCCATCGGCAAGACGCTCAGCCGGTCTTCCCCCGCCAGTGCCCGCAGTTGTGTGGCCTGT includes the following:
- a CDS encoding alpha/beta hydrolase gives rise to the protein MTIERAFVRIKEGQAHYRRTKEEIGGRPLVTLHMSPVASNFLLPLLETLDDGTRRLIAPDTLGNGDSCSLEKDSPEIPDFAEGLSRVLDALGVGEIDLYGVRTGSMIATELALLQPDRVKRLILDELTVPGPARSTGSIGVPCPPPDAIGSQIDWAFHVMKDHWAFYPWWQRDADHRRSWNMPDPMELHEQAVAVLKAVRTFGKPYNAAMRWDRDGRLPLLKVPTMVLNEPTGTIYPDMRPTAAVIPGGVYRDMPVGDPTQPAKARTIAAWLAEG
- a CDS encoding FAD-dependent oxidoreductase; translated protein: MSKTWDLIVCGAGTTGMPAAIFAAKRGAKVLVLESAPEVGGTLHVAMGQISAAGTRIQAAKGIEDSADRHYDDIVDITEGRTTKPFARLAADHSADTLHWLMDLGWEPLPEHPVKLGHRPYSVARTYWGAEFGVSLLKAIQPVFLAAVERGDIDLRTATEVVDLVTDGQGRVTGVSGRGADGATETFTGKKVLLATGGFGAGHDFFKEVSGYPLHTWAYPYCQGGGARLALKAGAEMWHRDYFIPRWAGVSTPESGDRVDRISDTSSRRPAWEIYVTGEGKRFVPEDVEEPLAREQALLKVPDLSFWVLYDETIRREAPPFFDTVAPEKIAAWMGHHPSFVTADTLADLAAKAGIDSANLAATVAAYNDAVDSGKDAFGRKHLPRRIETAPFYAVKHHGAAATTIPGVSVNERFEVVRGDGSVIENLYAAGEILGMGLHSANTFVGGLGLMPALTYGRLLGQRWLQWDGVAEAAE
- a CDS encoding SDR family oxidoreductase, whose translation is MPNALITGSNRGLGLALVRAALAEGWRVYATARQPEQATQLRALAGEDRLSVLPMDLMDFASIDRLSERLDGTPIDVLLSNGAITGTKNMAFGETDYGVWADLTRANTMAPMRLAEVLVENVAASERKIMFFISSRIGPKPTFGYVDYRAAKSALSQVTLQIALALKDRGIVSSCAHPGWVATKVTPPPPGALSPEESARMLWRFVPNLTLADSGKFFDPDGTTLPIVTQQLAQKPYGMTVPLR